A part of Lacibacter sp. H407 genomic DNA contains:
- a CDS encoding CHASE3 domain-containing protein → MKLSIRTSIRLALLLFTIVIVSIIVITIRRTVTLRDTNQEAVYSEEIRYQLQQLLLAVMENETGARGYVITGNESFLEPLYASERTLKSYSSQLEHRIKNDDIKSIFKDSLKPLITKRIIFSRLMIKTKMLHNADETRLLVASGVGKGYTDSIRRFGTRINSLQNNYLQQKRNDNEEALRHMNIFLFVMLFIIFALLVFNLQWIVMHLKQQKELAVRSSEETRRLIMNSSLDAIICVDDYNNITFWNSQAERLFGWSFDEVKDKFFHETIIPVAYRSYAKTGILDYLQSRNAERFDHIIETTVVNRFGKEFPVEFFAINVQSDNNNFTCAYIRDISERKELQQQLIKQEKKIAREITATAIDAQEKERNMLGQELHDNINQLLAGTKLFLQTIRSNPEKYTEHISMCIDAINQVMNENRRIAHEMVTPYLNMESFVELIYKIANNMLTISGIKVEFELNNFDETVLNEKQKLTLYRIVQEQCTNIVKYADASEVVFLLESNDESVRLTITDNGKGMTAKDANRGIGLKNIASRLSVYNGTMDIVTSPGNGFILSVELQTEDLYQAV, encoded by the coding sequence ATGAAACTATCGATCAGAACTTCTATACGTCTGGCGTTATTGCTTTTTACAATCGTTATTGTATCAATTATTGTTATTACTATACGCCGCACAGTTACACTCAGAGATACAAACCAGGAAGCCGTTTATTCTGAAGAGATCCGTTACCAGTTACAACAACTTTTATTGGCCGTAATGGAGAACGAGACAGGTGCCCGAGGTTATGTTATTACCGGCAATGAAAGTTTCCTTGAACCTCTGTATGCATCGGAACGAACATTAAAATCATACAGCAGTCAACTGGAACATCGAATTAAAAACGATGATATCAAATCAATATTCAAAGATTCATTAAAACCCCTCATCACTAAACGCATCATTTTTTCGAGGCTGATGATCAAAACAAAAATGCTGCATAATGCAGATGAAACACGCCTTTTAGTAGCAAGTGGTGTGGGCAAAGGTTATACAGACAGTATCCGCCGCTTTGGCACCCGAATAAACTCATTGCAAAATAACTATCTGCAACAAAAAAGAAACGACAATGAAGAGGCGTTGCGCCACATGAATATTTTCCTGTTTGTAATGCTCTTTATCATTTTTGCATTACTGGTATTTAATCTTCAATGGATCGTAATGCATCTCAAACAACAAAAAGAACTTGCGGTAAGGAGCAGTGAAGAAACACGACGGTTGATCATGAACTCATCACTTGATGCAATTATTTGTGTAGATGATTACAACAATATTACTTTCTGGAACAGTCAGGCAGAGCGGCTGTTTGGTTGGTCGTTTGATGAAGTGAAGGATAAATTCTTTCATGAAACAATTATTCCTGTGGCCTACCGCAGCTATGCGAAGACGGGAATTTTAGATTATTTACAATCGAGAAATGCAGAAAGGTTTGATCATATTATTGAAACAACAGTAGTAAACCGCTTTGGTAAAGAGTTTCCCGTAGAGTTTTTTGCCATCAACGTTCAGTCGGATAACAACAATTTTACCTGTGCCTATATCCGAGATATTTCAGAGCGTAAAGAACTGCAGCAACAACTCATTAAACAGGAGAAAAAAATTGCAAGGGAAATTACAGCCACTGCGATTGATGCGCAGGAGAAAGAACGAAACATGTTGGGGCAAGAGTTACATGATAATATCAACCAGCTGCTGGCTGGCACCAAGTTGTTTTTGCAAACGATCAGAAGTAATCCGGAAAAATATACCGAGCATATCAGTATGTGTATTGATGCCATCAACCAGGTAATGAATGAGAACAGGCGTATTGCACACGAGATGGTTACTCCTTATTTAAACATGGAATCGTTTGTCGAGCTCATTTATAAAATAGCCAACAATATGCTTACCATCAGTGGTATTAAAGTTGAGTTTGAATTGAACAATTTTGATGAGACCGTACTGAATGAAAAACAAAAACTTACACTGTACCGTATTGTGCAGGAACAGTGTACCAATATTGTGAAATATGCAGATGCCTCGGAAGTTGTTTTTTTACTTGAGTCGAACGATGAATCTGTTCGCTTAACCATCACCGATAACGGAAAAGGCATGACAGCAAAAGATGCAAACCGGGGCATTGGGTTAAAAAATATTGCCAGCCGGTTAAGTGTGTACAACGGCACAATGGATATTGTAACAAGTCCTGGTAATGGATTTATATTATCAGTTGAATTACAGACGGAAGATCTGTATCAAGCTGTTTGA
- a CDS encoding sugar MFS transporter — MQQQTIQMVVPKKETTLIPMIMICALFFIFGFVTWANGTLIPFFKLSFGLTDFQAFFVTFSSYMAYFFLALPSSWILKKTGFKNGLVLGMLILGVGSLLFIPAAKSNSFALFLTGIFIQGSALALLQTAANPYLTIIGPIESAAKRISFAGICNKTAGILVPIIMGTLFLKNAAAIEKQIETATGIEKEQLLQEVLGRVNMPYIVLAIVFCLFALLIKFTHLPEVQVEEDVVDASGEVVHHKSIFQFPHLFLGAFCIFVYVAAEVMAGDIIGVYGKELGISADISKFFTALTLSGMLLGYIAGIIAIPKYISQQKALRICAVIGIIFSIAAYVTGGYTSVTFIALLGLANSLMWPAIFPLGISQLGKFTKTGSAIMIMGISGGAIWPMIYAYLKDNLKLDFQLAFFIAVIPCYLYILYFAVSGHKVGLKKRITT, encoded by the coding sequence ATGCAACAACAAACAATACAGATGGTTGTACCCAAAAAAGAAACAACACTTATTCCAATGATCATGATCTGTGCCCTGTTTTTTATCTTCGGGTTTGTAACATGGGCAAATGGAACGTTGATTCCTTTTTTCAAACTGTCATTTGGCTTAACTGATTTCCAGGCATTCTTTGTTACGTTCTCTTCTTACATGGCTTATTTCTTTTTGGCATTGCCTTCATCGTGGATCTTAAAGAAAACAGGATTTAAGAATGGGCTTGTTCTGGGCATGCTCATATTAGGAGTTGGTTCGTTATTATTTATACCTGCAGCAAAATCCAATTCATTTGCATTGTTTCTAACAGGAATATTTATACAAGGTTCGGCGCTTGCATTATTGCAGACTGCTGCAAATCCTTATCTCACTATTATTGGTCCAATTGAAAGTGCAGCGAAACGCATCAGCTTTGCCGGCATCTGTAATAAAACAGCAGGCATACTTGTACCCATCATCATGGGTACTTTGTTTCTGAAAAATGCAGCAGCGATTGAAAAGCAAATTGAAACAGCTACAGGCATTGAAAAAGAACAGCTGTTGCAGGAAGTATTGGGACGTGTTAACATGCCTTACATTGTTTTGGCAATTGTTTTTTGTTTGTTCGCATTACTCATAAAATTTACACATCTCCCCGAGGTACAAGTTGAAGAAGATGTAGTAGATGCAAGCGGTGAAGTGGTGCATCATAAAAGTATTTTCCAGTTTCCTCACTTGTTCCTTGGTGCATTTTGTATCTTCGTATATGTTGCCGCTGAAGTGATGGCGGGAGACATCATTGGTGTTTATGGAAAAGAACTTGGCATTAGTGCCGATATCTCTAAATTCTTCACTGCATTAACCTTAAGTGGAATGCTTCTTGGCTATATCGCAGGCATCATTGCCATCCCGAAATATATTTCACAGCAAAAAGCTCTGCGTATCTGTGCTGTTATTGGTATTATTTTCAGTATTGCTGCTTATGTTACCGGTGGTTATACATCCGTAACTTTTATTGCATTGTTAGGATTAGCCAATTCATTAATGTGGCCGGCTATTTTTCCTTTGGGTATCAGCCAGCTGGGTAAGTTTACCAAAACAGGTTCAGCTATTATGATCATGGGTATTTCCGGTGGTGCTATCTGGCCAATGATCTATGCGTATTTAAAAGACAACTTGAAACTCGATTTTCAACTGGCCTTTTTCATTGCAGTAATTCCATGCTATCTATACATCCTCTACTTTGCCGTAAGCGGACATAAGGTTGGTTTAAAAAAGAGAATCACCACATAA
- a CDS encoding OmpA family protein encodes MQSTISLQQNDSTMTTIYKAAGKIFLSAVACTLFLQTQAQDKRIVQANAYYASGDYYTAAQLYEQFLKPPASEKPKADFPLNAKRNRQGSGMGKGVTKNDILYKQAESFRLANYFPEAAERYKAVAENDPSTYGSALYWLAVCQRSLGKYDDAAESLNRFLSNVTANDPLKAAAENELQRLNYIKAQLARPDTVMYTVTKTGLSNGTGKGVFAPVHIGGNQFLITSTEKDTAAIAGVNPYHSRVYKATLANNEFAIGDAESLLSTDPSASQGAASMSADGNRIYFTQWKAVNGKNTAAVFYATKDGNGWTTPVALSSVNREGYSSQQPYVSTDGKYLFFASDRPGGAGGFDIWYAPLQADGSTGEAVNTGTMINTAGDEQAPFYHSYTSTLVFSSNGKQGMGGFDLFTAKGWETAWNTVENMGHPVNSIRDDVYYYTNDKTSVLKNALFSSDRGAECCLETYTVSKVPKKKIITGLVIDKKDNQPVANATVLLNVGGKQQKATTDASGRYSVEVDTDINGNVTVSKQRYNEKQTDISITSTDESSWSTNRFINKDIVLERRIILTPETVVTVYFDFDKYNLKEDAVAKLDSIYDILVANPGAYVQISGYTDGLGTEEYNKILSDKRAKACADYLRAKGVDETKLTFESFGACCPVEMELINGRDNADGRAKNRRGLINISYPPKEEE; translated from the coding sequence ATGCAATCCACTATCTCACTTCAACAAAATGATTCAACAATGACCACTATTTATAAAGCTGCAGGAAAAATTTTCCTGTCGGCTGTAGCCTGTACACTGTTTTTGCAAACACAGGCGCAGGACAAACGTATTGTACAAGCCAATGCCTATTATGCATCCGGCGATTATTATACTGCCGCACAATTGTATGAGCAGTTTTTGAAACCACCTGCCAGCGAAAAACCAAAAGCTGATTTTCCGCTCAATGCAAAGCGCAACCGCCAGGGAAGCGGCATGGGAAAGGGGGTCACAAAAAATGATATTCTTTATAAGCAGGCCGAAAGTTTTCGCTTAGCCAACTATTTTCCGGAAGCAGCCGAGCGTTATAAAGCTGTTGCAGAAAATGATCCTTCCACCTATGGAAGTGCCTTGTACTGGTTAGCTGTATGCCAGCGCAGCCTTGGAAAATATGACGATGCTGCTGAAAGCCTCAACCGTTTTCTCAGTAACGTAACTGCAAACGATCCTTTGAAAGCAGCTGCAGAAAATGAACTGCAACGTTTAAACTATATTAAAGCACAATTAGCACGTCCCGATACAGTGATGTACACCGTTACCAAAACAGGTCTGTCGAACGGAACCGGTAAAGGCGTGTTTGCACCGGTGCATATCGGCGGCAATCAGTTTTTAATTACGAGTACAGAAAAAGATACAGCTGCAATTGCAGGTGTAAATCCATACCACAGTCGTGTGTACAAAGCTACATTAGCAAACAATGAATTTGCAATCGGCGATGCAGAATCACTTTTGTCAACAGATCCATCTGCCAGCCAGGGTGCTGCCAGCATGAGCGCTGACGGCAATCGAATTTACTTTACACAGTGGAAAGCTGTTAATGGCAAAAACACAGCTGCTGTTTTCTATGCAACCAAAGACGGAAACGGATGGACAACACCTGTTGCACTTTCTTCGGTTAACCGTGAGGGTTACAGTAGTCAACAGCCTTATGTTTCTACCGATGGTAAATATTTGTTCTTTGCATCTGATCGTCCAGGTGGCGCAGGTGGATTCGATATCTGGTATGCTCCCCTGCAAGCCGACGGTTCAACGGGTGAAGCGGTGAATACCGGAACGATGATCAATACAGCAGGCGATGAGCAAGCTCCCTTTTATCACAGCTATACCAGCACACTTGTTTTTTCATCGAATGGAAAACAGGGAATGGGCGGCTTTGATCTTTTTACAGCAAAGGGCTGGGAAACAGCATGGAACACGGTAGAAAATATGGGCCACCCTGTTAACTCTATCCGGGATGATGTGTATTATTATACGAACGATAAAACATCCGTATTAAAAAATGCACTGTTCAGTTCAGATCGTGGTGCTGAATGTTGCCTTGAAACCTATACAGTAAGTAAAGTGCCGAAGAAGAAAATTATTACCGGACTGGTGATCGATAAAAAAGATAACCAACCGGTTGCGAATGCAACTGTATTATTGAATGTAGGCGGCAAACAGCAAAAAGCAACCACGGATGCTTCCGGCCGTTATTCGGTTGAAGTAGATACAGATATTAACGGTAATGTAACTGTAAGCAAACAACGTTACAACGAAAAGCAAACAGATATCAGTATTACCAGTACCGACGAAAGCAGCTGGAGCACCAACCGCTTTATCAATAAAGATATTGTGTTGGAGCGCAGGATCATTCTTACACCTGAAACAGTTGTAACAGTATATTTTGATTTTGATAAATACAATCTTAAAGAAGATGCGGTAGCTAAGCTTGATTCCATTTATGACATTCTTGTAGCTAACCCCGGAGCGTATGTACAGATCAGCGGTTATACAGATGGGTTAGGAACAGAAGAGTACAACAAAATACTTTCTGATAAGCGTGCCAAAGCATGTGCTGATTATTTACGTGCAAAAGGAGTGGATGAAACAAAACTTACGTTCGAATCATTTGGCGCCTGTTGCCCGGTTGAAATGGAACTCATCAACGGACGTGACAATGCTGATGGCCGTGCAAAGAACCGCAGAGGGTTGATCAATATCTCCTATCCACCGAAAGAAGAAGAATAA
- a CDS encoding PorP/SprF family type IX secretion system membrane protein, producing MIQTGILTACLLLAGVLQSVAQTDPHFTQNYTYPMYTNPAMTGGSDGEYRVSAVYRSQWGSVSNPYRTSGLSFDTRTSKNLAIGVNVLNQSAGDGGFNYFNAYGSVAYTGVKFGTDNNHRLVLAIQAGLINRRVDQSKFKWGDQWNPITGYNANNATTESFANTNSTTFDAGAGILYYDASPDKKSNAFAGVSVFHLNRPKDPIISTQSVSLNTIPLRYVVHGGLSFNLSERTSIVPHALLMRQGTATEAMIGTYIQLNVNEETDFMFGGYYRFKDAIAPFVGVDWKNFIVGLSYDVNASKLGTMTRNVNSFELSLSYVKRSGTRSIIDWIRCPRL from the coding sequence ATGATACAAACCGGGATACTCACAGCATGTTTGCTGCTTGCAGGCGTGCTCCAATCGGTTGCGCAAACAGATCCGCATTTTACACAGAACTATACCTATCCTATGTACACCAACCCGGCAATGACGGGCGGCAGTGATGGTGAATACAGGGTGTCGGCTGTGTACAGAAGTCAATGGGGAAGTGTAAGCAATCCATACCGTACAAGCGGATTATCGTTTGATACACGCACCAGCAAAAATCTTGCGATCGGTGTAAATGTATTGAACCAATCAGCAGGTGATGGTGGTTTTAATTACTTCAATGCATACGGTTCTGTTGCCTACACCGGTGTAAAGTTTGGCACTGATAATAATCACCGGTTGGTGCTTGCTATACAAGCTGGTCTCATCAATCGTCGTGTTGATCAAAGCAAATTCAAATGGGGCGATCAATGGAATCCTATCACCGGTTATAATGCAAACAACGCAACAACTGAATCATTTGCCAATACAAACTCTACTACGTTTGATGCAGGTGCAGGTATCTTGTATTACGATGCATCGCCCGATAAAAAATCAAATGCGTTTGCGGGTGTTTCTGTTTTTCATCTCAACCGCCCGAAAGATCCCATCATTTCTACACAGAGTGTAAGTTTAAATACTATTCCGTTACGTTATGTAGTACACGGTGGTTTGAGTTTTAATTTATCAGAACGTACCAGCATTGTACCACATGCATTGCTGATGCGCCAGGGAACAGCCACTGAAGCAATGATCGGTACTTATATACAATTGAATGTAAATGAGGAAACCGATTTTATGTTTGGCGGATATTATCGTTTCAAAGATGCCATTGCACCATTTGTGGGTGTTGACTGGAAAAATTTTATTGTGGGATTGAGTTATGATGTGAATGCATCGAAGCTGGGAACCATGACGAGAAATGTGAACAGTTTTGAATTAAGCCTTTCGTACGTTAAACGCAGCGGAACAAGAAGCATTATTGACTGGATCCGTTGTCCACGTTTATAA
- a CDS encoding FN3 domain-containing metallophosphoesterase family protein, with amino-acid sequence MNNELTGVSRRKFLDSITKAAALSTVSLTGLSSAALAADTKKETLVDDHRFLCKPYLHSIEHTTMYVRCITNKNSYCWVEYGEAGKPIQKAHTLSDGLVDANNRVHEIKLTGLKPGTTYEYKIIAKEIKDFQPYKLTYGETINSDVYSFITYNPAAKETQWLVLNDIHDRPASFQQLIQLNGNDPYQYVFLNGDIFDYQTNEQQIIDHLLTPCTESFATQKPMLFVRGNHETRGKYARQLKDYFAAPQGAYFSFQSGPVFTIALDTGEDKEDTHPVYAGIVDFDQFRIQQAVWLEQQLQSKAYKKAKYKVVMMHIPPFYTEDAHGTLHCRKLFSPLFDKYKIDLLICGHTHTYGVHPPVAGKHNYPIIIGGGPTAGKRTLIKVHADQQQLTIRMLKDDGNEAGSYTIYSKR; translated from the coding sequence ATGAATAATGAATTAACCGGGGTAAGCCGTAGAAAATTTCTTGACTCCATAACCAAAGCGGCTGCACTCAGTACTGTAAGCCTTACAGGTCTATCATCGGCTGCTTTGGCTGCAGATACAAAAAAAGAAACGCTTGTTGATGACCACAGGTTTCTCTGCAAACCTTACCTGCATAGCATTGAACATACCACGATGTATGTACGTTGTATCACAAACAAAAACTCGTATTGCTGGGTGGAGTATGGCGAAGCAGGTAAACCAATTCAAAAAGCACATACCTTATCAGATGGTTTGGTAGATGCCAATAACCGTGTACATGAAATTAAACTTACCGGTTTAAAACCAGGCACTACCTACGAGTATAAAATAATTGCAAAAGAGATCAAAGATTTTCAACCCTATAAACTCACGTATGGGGAAACGATCAATAGTGATGTGTATTCATTTATAACCTATAACCCGGCTGCAAAAGAAACACAATGGCTGGTGTTGAATGATATTCATGACCGGCCTGCATCGTTTCAACAACTCATACAATTAAACGGCAACGACCCTTATCAATATGTTTTTCTGAATGGAGATATATTCGATTATCAAACCAACGAACAACAGATCATCGATCATCTGCTCACTCCATGTACTGAATCTTTTGCCACACAAAAGCCGATGTTGTTTGTGCGTGGCAACCATGAGACAAGAGGAAAGTATGCCCGCCAGTTGAAAGATTATTTTGCTGCACCACAAGGCGCATATTTTTCTTTTCAATCGGGACCTGTATTTACTATTGCACTTGATACAGGCGAAGACAAAGAAGATACACATCCTGTATATGCAGGCATTGTTGATTTTGATCAGTTTCGCATTCAGCAAGCGGTCTGGCTTGAACAACAACTGCAATCAAAAGCTTATAAGAAAGCGAAGTACAAAGTAGTGATGATGCACATCCCGCCTTTTTATACGGAAGATGCGCATGGCACCTTGCATTGCAGAAAATTATTTTCTCCCTTATTCGATAAGTATAAGATCGATCTGCTTATTTGCGGACATACACATACATATGGTGTGCATCCACCTGTTGCAGGGAAGCATAACTATCCAATCATTATCGGTGGCGGACCAACTGCCGGTAAACGTACACTCATTAAAGTACACGCCGATCAACAGCAATTGACCATACGCATGTTGAAAGATGATGGAAACGAGGCAGGTAGTTATACGATCTATTCAAAACGATAA